The proteins below come from a single Methanothrix thermoacetophila PT genomic window:
- the cbiQ gene encoding cobalt ECF transporter T component CbiQ, whose translation MHRLLDDHAHDNGLRDVSPKLKLAIGAFSIMACIASPTPAVPLAVSACLSAAVILLARIPWRLYIGIIAIPLSFALLSASVVALLSPGEEIMSLGALSLSREGLWLGMLLVSRTIGGTSSLFFIALTTPMTEIFSILRSMGLPETLVELSMLIYRYIFVLLEEAMLVHSAQEMRMGYTSIRGSISSFAMLASVLFIRAWERGERLMVAMDSRCYSGRMPVGDDHSVRPAHLVVSAIYILSITAFLLAVIRSGLA comes from the coding sequence ATGCACAGGCTCCTGGACGATCATGCGCATGATAACGGGCTGAGAGATGTAAGCCCGAAGCTCAAGCTCGCGATAGGCGCATTCTCCATAATGGCATGCATCGCATCCCCGACGCCTGCTGTGCCCCTAGCAGTCTCTGCATGCCTGAGCGCTGCTGTGATCCTCCTGGCCAGGATCCCCTGGAGGCTGTACATCGGGATCATTGCAATACCCCTCTCCTTTGCGCTCCTGAGCGCGTCGGTAGTCGCGCTCCTGAGCCCTGGGGAGGAGATTATGAGCCTCGGCGCGCTAAGCCTCAGCCGGGAGGGGTTGTGGCTCGGCATGCTTCTGGTATCGAGAACGATCGGTGGCACATCCTCTCTCTTCTTCATCGCTCTCACAACCCCTATGACTGAGATCTTCTCCATTCTGAGATCCATGGGATTGCCGGAGACGCTTGTGGAGCTGTCTATGCTCATATACCGCTATATCTTCGTTCTTCTTGAGGAGGCGATGTTGGTGCACAGCGCTCAGGAGATGAGGATGGGCTACACGAGCATCAGAGGCTCTATCAGCTCATTCGCGATGCTCGCCAGCGTTCTCTTCATAAGGGCCTGGGAGAGGGGGGAGAGGCTGATGGTGGCCATGGATTCGAGGTGTTACAGTGGAAGGATGCCTGTGGGAGATGACCATTCTGTGAGGCCAGCCCATCTTGTGGTGTCTGCTATTTACATTCTCTCGATCACGGCGTTCCTGCTCGCAGTGATCAGGAGTGGATTAGCGTGA
- a CDS encoding energy-coupling factor ABC transporter ATP-binding protein produces the protein MSEILGLRDVCYIYGDGHAALRNVTLSIESGSKVALVGPNGAGKSTLLLMLNGTLRPSSGTVLFKGEPMRYDSRSLRDIRKSVGVVFQNSDDQLFAPTVEQDIAFGPLNLGYPREKIERYVGYALSYVGLDEHRNRPPHHLSGGEKKRVAIAGILVMEPEVLVLDEPTSNLDPATSEEIMEMLDELNLYGKTVVISTHDVELAYRWADEVVLMDGGNVVRTGTPERVFADPDVVRKARLKLPAVLEIYREMLGRGILVPVDEMPRNIVDLMHLIESAAGRSGRKPGRIYICDISATPPSRIRDILSSGAVRYIGAMGTKAKMIASEELLELDFSYGVVDKCVLKAIAGKSSLIITSGGMVEHAERRIRSYAEEFGIEIEVIILPRAHVSTLADNR, from the coding sequence GTGAGCGAGATACTTGGGCTCAGGGATGTGTGCTACATCTACGGCGATGGGCATGCAGCTCTCAGGAACGTGACGCTCTCCATAGAGAGCGGCAGCAAGGTCGCTCTCGTTGGACCCAACGGCGCTGGGAAATCCACGCTGCTCCTGATGCTTAACGGTACCCTGAGGCCATCATCCGGAACAGTCCTGTTCAAGGGCGAGCCGATGCGGTATGATTCTCGCTCTCTCAGGGATATCAGGAAGAGTGTTGGCGTGGTCTTTCAGAACTCAGATGATCAGCTCTTCGCCCCAACGGTTGAGCAGGATATCGCGTTCGGCCCCCTGAACCTGGGGTATCCTAGGGAGAAGATCGAGAGATATGTCGGATATGCACTGAGCTATGTGGGTCTGGATGAGCACCGGAACCGCCCTCCGCATCACCTCAGCGGCGGGGAGAAGAAGAGGGTTGCTATAGCAGGGATCCTGGTGATGGAGCCCGAGGTTCTGGTTCTGGATGAGCCTACAAGCAACCTTGATCCAGCGACATCTGAGGAGATCATGGAGATGCTCGATGAGCTCAACCTCTACGGGAAGACAGTGGTTATCTCCACCCATGACGTGGAGCTTGCGTACCGCTGGGCTGATGAGGTCGTGCTCATGGATGGTGGGAATGTCGTGCGCACCGGCACGCCTGAGAGGGTTTTTGCTGATCCAGATGTGGTCAGAAAGGCGCGCCTGAAGCTTCCCGCGGTACTGGAGATCTACAGGGAGATGCTCGGGAGGGGGATCCTGGTGCCGGTGGACGAGATGCCCAGAAACATTGTGGATCTGATGCACCTTATAGAATCCGCTGCTGGGAGATCGGGGAGAAAGCCTGGCAGGATATACATATGCGATATATCTGCCACGCCGCCCTCAAGAATTCGCGATATCCTATCCTCTGGCGCCGTGAGATACATCGGCGCGATGGGGACAAAGGCGAAGATGATCGCCAGCGAGGAGCTTCTGGAGCTTGATTTCTCTTATGGAGTCGTGGACAAGTGCGTTCTCAAGGCGATAGCAGGCAAGAGCTCTCTGATCATAACATCCGGCGGCATGGTGGAGCATGCAGAGCGCAGGATCAGATCCTATGCGGAGGAGTTCGGCATCGAGATAGAGGTTATCATTCTGCCCAGGGCACATGTATCCACATTGGCGGATAATAGATAA
- a CDS encoding COG1361 family protein produces the protein MRSLLWIKSLLLIISVACAYIYHMPVNIQSTVDPAVLMPGDEAIIAIELENGAAEYGAGGESVAGTTAHSALISTPLNATKLKGTDMIDVLTEDYHNLGMIGPTDRITIYYKIRASENATRGTHLLDFEVQGGYDSITIHRTIPVKVDPAAVTLTRAEDTTMGSINLNVANPRENTVNAVTIIPSARGVRFSPEEYYIGTMDPDEVFTISFKVDPIGQTELNAPTNLSFVARFKNGETWHESEVYETRYSPPRVEPKRNNLLFAGIAVLLLIPAAYIYRRKRLKVQ, from the coding sequence ATGAGATCTCTATTGTGGATTAAATCATTGCTGCTCATCATATCAGTCGCATGCGCTTACATATATCACATGCCGGTGAACATACAATCGACTGTGGATCCGGCAGTTCTAATGCCGGGAGATGAGGCGATAATCGCCATAGAGCTGGAGAACGGTGCTGCTGAGTACGGCGCTGGCGGGGAGTCTGTAGCAGGGACCACAGCGCACAGCGCGCTCATCTCGACGCCGCTCAATGCCACAAAGCTCAAAGGCACTGATATGATCGATGTTCTCACAGAGGATTACCATAACCTCGGGATGATCGGCCCCACTGACAGGATCACGATCTACTACAAGATCAGGGCCTCTGAGAACGCCACTAGAGGCACACATCTTCTTGACTTCGAGGTGCAGGGCGGTTATGATAGTATAACAATCCACAGAACGATACCTGTGAAGGTCGATCCAGCAGCCGTCACCCTGACGCGGGCAGAGGACACTACCATGGGCAGCATCAATCTCAACGTTGCCAACCCGCGTGAGAACACTGTGAATGCTGTTACAATAATCCCTTCTGCGAGGGGCGTCAGGTTCTCACCAGAGGAGTATTACATAGGCACCATGGACCCTGATGAGGTCTTCACGATAAGCTTCAAAGTGGATCCCATAGGGCAGACAGAGCTTAATGCGCCCACAAACCTGAGCTTTGTGGCGCGGTTCAAGAACGGCGAGACCTGGCATGAGTCTGAGGTATACGAAACACGGTACTCTCCACCTCGAGTGGAGCCCAAACGGAACAACCTTCTGTTCGCCGGCATAGCAGTTTTGCTTCTGATACCTGCTGCTTACATCTACAGGCGAAAGAGACTGAAGGTTCAGTAG
- a CDS encoding helix-turn-helix transcriptional regulator: MSPAAISADDNRSLVLNVYLDWTGKALITGYADSLEGLSFLTSSQYSYDNSTSQLYALTNTLTSKAGDAWTLQIHSYGSYERYSMVLFLPGDAMLSSINPSEGLSYLVSSTNQSLAVDLQGYDLMDPSVVVEYRQPLLTSSNVSSVNASMQPAKKSQTYFAMAASLVLIACLSAFWILRRRVGMHSRMTSRSEPQEIGRQDAPGRESDESLHSDSVCGEDMHEGAQDIDQHAEESPRTPFIPGSEPIEITREMAAVIETLTNRERTVIETLLRKSGRMTQADLRYETGIPKSSLSGILNSLERRKLIKKREWGRTNVIEIAEWFVSRKERS, encoded by the coding sequence ATGAGCCCTGCTGCTATATCTGCTGATGATAACCGCTCTCTCGTTCTGAACGTTTACCTTGACTGGACTGGAAAGGCTCTCATAACCGGATACGCGGACAGCCTTGAGGGGCTATCATTCCTGACATCATCCCAATACAGCTACGACAACTCCACATCTCAGCTCTATGCCCTGACAAACACCCTCACATCTAAGGCAGGAGATGCATGGACCCTCCAGATCCACTCTTATGGTTCATACGAGCGGTACAGTATGGTGCTCTTCCTTCCAGGAGATGCGATGCTTAGCAGCATAAACCCTTCAGAGGGCCTTAGTTATCTTGTATCATCAACAAACCAGTCGCTGGCTGTAGATCTTCAGGGATACGATCTCATGGATCCTTCTGTGGTTGTTGAATACAGACAGCCGCTCTTGACATCTTCCAATGTCTCATCTGTAAATGCGTCCATGCAACCAGCAAAGAAGAGCCAGACGTATTTTGCGATGGCCGCGTCTCTGGTACTGATTGCATGTCTCAGTGCCTTCTGGATTCTGAGAAGAAGGGTGGGGATGCATAGCAGGATGACCTCGCGATCGGAGCCACAGGAGATCGGCCGTCAGGATGCTCCAGGGAGAGAATCAGATGAATCGCTCCACTCTGACAGCGTTTGCGGGGAGGATATGCATGAGGGGGCGCAGGATATTGATCAGCATGCGGAAGAGTCCCCCAGAACTCCATTCATTCCGGGATCAGAGCCAATAGAAATTACGAGAGAGATGGCTGCGGTTATAGAGACGCTGACAAACCGGGAGAGGACTGTAATAGAGACGCTCCTGAGAAAGAGCGGACGCATGACCCAGGCGGATCTGCGATACGAGACTGGCATCCCGAAGTCGTCTTTGAGTGGCATTCTGAACTCTCTGGAGAGGAGAAAACTGATAAAGAAGAGGGAATGGGGTAGAACGAATGTCATAGAGATAGCAGAGTGGTTTGTTTCCAGGAAAGAACGATCCTGA
- a CDS encoding TIGR00269 family protein, with the protein MVPCSRCGRPSVIHQRYSGLNLCAEHFEEDVQRKIRETLRTYRIFSRGGRVAVALSGGKDSSVLLYTLKRIFSHRRDIELIALMVDEGISGYREDTLQNAAALADRLDVPHITLSFREEFGITIDEIAERDLHQAPCTYCGVMRKHLLNKRARELNAIALATGHNLDDEAQTILLNYLRGDVDRLFRLLPKRPKEGLVYRIKPLRRIPEREVAIYAMIHGIFPRGHGSCPNVPRAMRLEVKNILNEIEARHPGTKYSILRGFDKIRELAPDIHVDLHRCERCGEPAGGSVCKTCQLLEGFRAKPLSHKSKNSCPDVRLGSSAGQSE; encoded by the coding sequence ATGGTTCCATGCAGCAGGTGCGGCAGGCCCTCGGTGATACACCAGCGCTACTCAGGCCTCAACCTGTGCGCTGAGCACTTCGAGGAGGATGTGCAGAGAAAGATCCGCGAGACGCTCCGCACCTACCGGATATTCTCCAGAGGAGGACGGGTGGCTGTCGCCCTCAGCGGTGGGAAGGATAGCTCTGTTCTCCTCTACACGCTCAAGCGGATATTTTCTCACCGCAGGGATATCGAGCTCATCGCCTTGATGGTCGATGAGGGCATAAGCGGATACAGAGAGGATACGCTGCAAAATGCCGCTGCGCTCGCGGATCGGCTCGATGTACCGCACATCACCCTCAGCTTCAGAGAGGAGTTCGGCATAACAATTGATGAGATTGCGGAAAGGGATCTCCACCAGGCTCCATGCACTTACTGCGGCGTCATGAGAAAGCACCTGCTGAACAAGAGAGCCAGAGAGCTCAACGCGATCGCGCTTGCCACAGGCCACAACCTCGACGACGAGGCCCAGACGATCCTTCTGAACTACCTGAGGGGTGATGTCGACAGGCTCTTCAGACTCCTACCGAAGCGCCCAAAGGAGGGGCTGGTATACAGGATAAAACCGCTCCGGAGGATTCCGGAGCGCGAGGTCGCGATATACGCAATGATTCATGGGATATTTCCTCGCGGTCACGGCTCCTGTCCGAATGTGCCCAGGGCAATGCGTCTCGAGGTCAAGAACATCTTAAATGAGATAGAGGCGAGACATCCAGGCACAAAGTACTCGATCCTGAGGGGATTCGACAAGATACGCGAACTTGCGCCGGATATTCATGTGGATCTGCACAGATGCGAGAGGTGCGGCGAGCCTGCTGGGGGCAGTGTGTGCAAGACATGCCAGCTGCTTGAGGGATTCAGAGCAAAGCCTTTAAGTCATAAAAGCAAGAACTCATGCCCCGATGTTCGCCTCGGTAGCTCAGCTGGTCAGAGCGAGTGA
- a CDS encoding energy-coupling factor ABC transporter substrate-binding protein, producing the protein MKGEVIALASILVFFVAFLWTSQSGLHEWEGADAKAEGVIEEITGGSYTPWLQPLWEPPSSEIESLFFSLQAAIGGLIIGYFLGYYRRKAGEGN; encoded by the coding sequence ATGAAGGGAGAGGTCATAGCACTGGCATCGATTCTGGTATTCTTCGTGGCGTTTCTCTGGACAAGCCAGAGCGGCCTTCACGAATGGGAGGGCGCGGACGCGAAGGCTGAGGGTGTTATAGAGGAGATAACGGGCGGTAGCTACACACCCTGGCTCCAGCCCCTCTGGGAGCCGCCAAGTAGCGAGATCGAGAGCCTCTTCTTCAGCCTCCAGGCTGCCATTGGCGGTTTGATCATAGGGTACTTCCTGGGGTATTACAGAAGGAAAGCTGGAGAAGGAAACTAG
- a CDS encoding TRAM domain-containing protein, whose amino-acid sequence MFRRDEGFSHGAAPSAPVAVGTEYNVKIEDIAREGDGIARVEGFVIFVPDTKVGDQVRIQVDRVMRRFAIGHLV is encoded by the coding sequence TTGTTTAGACGTGATGAAGGATTTTCACATGGTGCTGCACCTTCTGCCCCTGTGGCGGTTGGCACCGAGTACAACGTGAAGATAGAGGATATAGCCCGTGAAGGGGACGGTATTGCAAGGGTTGAGGGCTTCGTTATCTTTGTCCCGGATACAAAGGTCGGGGATCAGGTAAGGATTCAGGTCGACCGTGTGATGCGCCGCTTCGCGATCGGCCATCTGGTCTGA
- a CDS encoding ABC transporter ATP-binding protein → MISLSDIRKTYITGDVELPVLKGINLSIDSGDFLALMGPSGSGKSTLMNIIGCLDRPTAGTYILLDRDVSRASEEELAMIRRDRIGFIFQAFNLIGRISVLKNVELPMMLKGMPRDERRDRALELLKSVGVAHRADFSPLNISGGERQRVAIARALANNPEIIIADEPTGNLDLKSTEEVMDILSGLNREGRTIIMVTHNPEITKYCNRVIGMRDGRILDQSSMEESS, encoded by the coding sequence GTGATATCGCTCAGCGACATAAGAAAGACATACATCACAGGCGATGTGGAGCTCCCCGTGCTGAAGGGAATCAACCTTAGCATAGACTCGGGAGATTTCCTGGCGCTGATGGGGCCGTCGGGCAGCGGGAAATCCACGCTTATGAACATCATCGGATGTCTTGACAGACCAACTGCAGGCACCTACATTCTTCTCGATCGGGATGTGAGCAGGGCTTCAGAGGAGGAGCTCGCGATGATAAGAAGAGACAGAATAGGCTTCATATTCCAGGCCTTCAATCTCATCGGGCGGATATCCGTGCTCAAGAATGTCGAGCTGCCGATGATGCTCAAAGGCATGCCACGTGATGAGCGGAGAGACAGAGCGCTTGAGCTGCTGAAGTCCGTTGGCGTGGCGCACAGGGCAGATTTCAGCCCGCTCAACATCTCCGGAGGAGAAAGGCAGAGGGTCGCGATAGCACGGGCGCTTGCAAACAACCCTGAGATCATAATCGCGGACGAGCCCACAGGGAATCTTGATCTCAAAAGCACAGAGGAGGTAATGGATATTCTGAGCGGTCTGAACAGAGAAGGCCGGACGATCATAATGGTCACACACAACCCTGAGATAACAAAGTACTGCAACCGTGTCATCGGAATGAGGGACGGCAGAATACTAGATCAGTCATCGATGGAGGAATCATCATGA
- a CDS encoding TadG family pilus assembly protein, which translates to MKIVACTLMLALVLFLGAAYAEDTAENVTAENVTAEEAIAENVTAEAAPLYIADVNIEEGYVEIANDGNASQSLENYTLKIDENEPVTLGAIEVQPASSVKLFLGAGENTETEIYLNTTIEFAETGTVSLMDPEGNEVSTFAYPVTE; encoded by the coding sequence ATGAAGATCGTAGCATGTACGCTTATGCTTGCTTTGGTTCTGTTCCTGGGAGCGGCATATGCGGAGGATACTGCAGAGAACGTCACTGCAGAGAATGTAACCGCTGAGGAGGCCATTGCAGAGAACGTCACTGCAGAGGCTGCGCCACTGTACATCGCTGACGTCAACATCGAGGAGGGCTATGTGGAGATCGCCAACGATGGCAATGCATCCCAGAGCCTGGAGAACTACACGCTCAAGATAGATGAGAACGAGCCGGTAACACTGGGTGCGATCGAGGTCCAGCCGGCCAGCTCCGTAAAGCTCTTCCTGGGCGCTGGCGAGAACACCGAGACAGAGATATACCTGAACACAACGATCGAGTTCGCCGAGACCGGTACAGTCTCTCTCATGGATCCAGAGGGCAACGAAGTCTCCACATTCGCATACCCAGTGACTGAGTAA
- a CDS encoding nascent polypeptide-associated complex protein, whose protein sequence is MFPGLGGRGMSPKKMKGMLKSMGINIDEIEGVEEVVIRTSDREIVIKNASVAVMEAQGNRSYQISGDVTELPRVSPSDVELVASQTGASPEEARAALMDCGGDLAEAIIKLSSKTS, encoded by the coding sequence ATGTTTCCAGGACTTGGTGGACGGGGAATGAGCCCCAAGAAGATGAAGGGCATGCTGAAAAGCATGGGCATAAACATCGACGAGATCGAGGGCGTCGAGGAGGTCGTCATACGAACCTCAGATAGAGAGATAGTAATCAAGAATGCATCTGTGGCGGTAATGGAGGCGCAGGGCAACAGGAGCTATCAGATATCCGGAGATGTCACAGAGCTTCCCAGAGTCTCACCCTCGGATGTCGAGCTTGTCGCATCTCAGACAGGAGCAAGCCCTGAGGAGGCCAGGGCTGCGCTGATGGATTGCGGGGGCGACCTTGCTGAGGCGATAATAAAGCTGAGCTCGAAGACCTCGTGA
- a CDS encoding energy-coupling factor ABC transporter permease, which translates to MHIMEGFLPHPWWEIWFAASLPFVAYGVSRISRMAREQRETLPLLAVAGAFIFVLSSLKLPSVTGSCSHPTGTGIGAILFGPWITSVLSTIVLLYQALFLAHGGLSTLGANVFSMGIAGPVVGYLIYRATQRFNLYFAVFLAAALADLATYLVTSLQLALAFPAADGGVLLSLKAFAAVFAITQVPLAGIEGVISALMFKYILQARSDVLIRLNVISKPDLLRLQGGAT; encoded by the coding sequence ATGCACATCATGGAGGGGTTTCTCCCGCATCCCTGGTGGGAGATATGGTTTGCGGCATCGCTTCCTTTCGTGGCATATGGAGTGAGCAGGATAAGCAGAATGGCGCGTGAGCAGCGCGAGACCCTGCCGCTTCTGGCGGTAGCGGGCGCCTTTATATTTGTGCTCTCGTCCCTGAAGCTCCCCTCTGTCACAGGGAGCTGCTCGCATCCCACAGGCACAGGCATAGGCGCCATACTGTTTGGACCTTGGATAACGTCCGTCCTCTCCACAATCGTTCTCCTGTACCAGGCGCTTTTTCTGGCGCATGGAGGTCTGAGCACGCTCGGGGCGAACGTCTTCTCCATGGGGATTGCCGGGCCTGTGGTGGGGTATCTGATCTACAGAGCGACGCAGAGGTTCAACCTGTACTTCGCTGTCTTCCTGGCAGCAGCACTGGCGGATCTCGCGACATACCTCGTGACATCACTGCAGCTCGCGCTTGCGTTTCCAGCTGCTGATGGGGGAGTTCTTCTCTCACTGAAGGCGTTTGCCGCGGTTTTCGCGATAACGCAGGTGCCGCTGGCTGGTATAGAGGGTGTGATCTCGGCTCTCATGTTCAAATACATACTCCAGGCGAGGAGTGATGTTCTGATAAGACTCAATGTTATCTCAAAACCCGATCTCTTGAGGCTGCAGGGGGGTGCGACATGA
- the uppS gene encoding polyprenyl diphosphate synthase has translation MYERLLKQQLARGPRVEHVAVIQDGNRRYANRHNMPVSNGHRLGAKTTEKISDWCLELGIKHLTVYAFSTENFSRSEPEKRYIFNLITEKLLELCSSEKIHKNRVRVRAIGRIDMLPEYLQNAIKEVEAATEGYSQMYLNVALAYGGQYELIDATRAMARDLRAGVIRISDLDEDLVGRYLYPTTETPVPKVDLIIRTGGEIRTSNFLPWQANGSECAAYFCAPYWPEFRKIDFLRAIRTAQSYAFRSTGL, from the coding sequence GTGTACGAGAGATTGCTCAAGCAACAGCTCGCAAGGGGTCCAAGAGTGGAACACGTCGCAGTTATCCAAGATGGGAACAGACGATATGCGAACCGACACAACATGCCCGTGTCGAACGGCCACAGGCTCGGCGCGAAGACGACGGAGAAGATATCAGACTGGTGCCTGGAGCTTGGAATAAAACACCTGACGGTCTATGCATTCTCAACAGAGAACTTCAGCAGGAGCGAGCCAGAGAAGAGATACATCTTCAACCTGATCACGGAGAAGCTCCTTGAGCTGTGCAGCTCGGAGAAGATACACAAAAACAGGGTTCGCGTCAGAGCCATTGGCCGGATCGATATGCTACCTGAGTATTTGCAGAACGCCATAAAAGAGGTCGAGGCTGCGACTGAGGGATACAGCCAGATGTATCTCAACGTGGCGCTCGCATATGGAGGGCAGTACGAGCTGATCGACGCCACCAGGGCCATGGCAAGAGACCTGCGTGCCGGTGTGATCAGAATCAGCGATCTAGATGAGGATCTTGTAGGCAGGTACCTGTATCCTACCACAGAAACACCCGTGCCGAAGGTCGATCTCATAATAAGAACGGGTGGAGAGATCAGGACGTCCAACTTCCTTCCCTGGCAGGCAAATGGAAGCGAGTGTGCTGCATACTTCTGTGCGCCATACTGGCCTGAGTTCAGAAAGATAGACTTTCTCAGAGCCATCAGGACAGCCCAGTCGTACGCCTTCAGATCAACAGGCTTATAA
- a CDS encoding ABC transporter permease gives MKLYDLLDLISIGFKADRFKTMMSSLGIIIGVMAIVVMLSVGEGLYSGVSSQFSALDLDVIHVSPGRFTFGGPPTRSPEEPAKFTDKDTKLLENIPGVRNVAPQTSTGVIVSFRNTNASATLIGVDPEKEHDLKSKISQGRFLTESDYTSIVIGSGVADGIFRMRISPGNRIRIYYEDNYMDLKVVGVLREEESSGMRAGNINTQMYVTHKAMKELLGRENYYYGTFQVTVDDPETVDEVVDRIKLDLERYHKDEAYDATTARDMLTSLMSILSMIKYALAGIGAISLVVGGIGIANVMMLTVKERIREIGVMKALGATTQDIRIQYLLEAGLLGVVSSIIGIVLGIILSFAIGSLAGLPSAIKIQSMLIGLLFGAISTIIAGVYPANKAAMLDPIEALRSE, from the coding sequence ATGAAGCTTTACGATCTCCTGGATCTCATATCGATAGGGTTCAAGGCTGATCGCTTCAAGACTATGATGTCCAGCCTTGGAATAATAATAGGAGTCATGGCCATAGTGGTCATGCTATCCGTCGGCGAGGGACTGTACTCAGGAGTATCATCACAGTTCAGCGCGCTGGATCTCGACGTCATACATGTGTCTCCAGGGAGGTTCACCTTTGGTGGACCCCCAACCAGAAGCCCGGAGGAGCCAGCCAAATTCACAGATAAGGACACAAAACTCCTGGAGAACATACCTGGAGTGAGAAATGTGGCGCCGCAGACATCCACAGGCGTGATAGTCAGCTTCAGGAATACAAACGCTTCCGCCACTCTGATAGGTGTCGATCCGGAGAAGGAGCATGATCTCAAATCTAAGATCTCTCAGGGGAGATTTCTCACAGAGTCAGACTACACATCGATCGTGATAGGCAGTGGTGTCGCCGATGGGATATTCAGAATGAGGATCTCTCCAGGAAACAGGATCAGAATATACTACGAGGATAACTACATGGACTTAAAGGTTGTTGGAGTTCTCAGAGAGGAGGAGTCCTCCGGAATGAGGGCTGGTAATATCAATACACAGATGTATGTCACACACAAGGCCATGAAGGAGCTTCTCGGAAGGGAGAACTACTACTATGGAACTTTCCAGGTCACAGTTGATGATCCTGAGACTGTTGATGAGGTGGTTGACCGGATTAAGCTCGATCTGGAGAGGTATCACAAGGACGAGGCGTATGACGCAACGACAGCGAGGGATATGCTAACATCACTGATGAGCATACTGAGCATGATCAAGTACGCGCTTGCTGGAATAGGCGCGATATCGCTCGTCGTTGGCGGTATAGGCATCGCAAATGTGATGATGCTCACAGTGAAGGAGAGGATTCGCGAGATAGGGGTCATGAAGGCCCTCGGCGCAACGACGCAGGATATCCGCATCCAGTACCTCTTGGAGGCCGGTCTGCTGGGGGTGGTCAGCAGCATAATCGGGATAGTGCTTGGCATCATCCTGTCATTTGCGATAGGATCGCTTGCAGGTCTGCCGTCCGCAATAAAGATACAGTCGATGCTCATAGGGCTGCTTTTCGGAGCAATATCTACAATAATAGCAGGAGTTTATCCCGCGAACAAGGCCGCCATGCTGGACCCGATCGAGGCGCTGAGAAGCGAATGA